Below is a genomic region from Triticum dicoccoides isolate Atlit2015 ecotype Zavitan chromosome 5A, WEW_v2.0, whole genome shotgun sequence.
ACGATCTTCGATGCACCACGGGTTGAGCTCTGCGACGATGAGATGGTTGTCGCCGCGATGGCGAATGAGTCCGacggagtgggggcacgtgatgccACCGTTGTGAGGGAGGATGCCCAGTGTTCTGCGGATCCACGGGTCGCAGAGGTAGTAGGAGATCCCGGTCGTGGTGCAACCGCAGAGGAGAATGACGCCGCAGCTATCGACCGCTGTGACGGAGGGGTAGTGCAGCATGCTGCCGGCGGACATGTCGACGTTACTCGTGGCGGTTACGTGGGAGGGGAGCGGAGCTTTCTCGAAGGTGAAGGACATGTTGGTGGATTTCTCGAAGATGCTATGATTGTttccctccttggccaccaccctcgGGATGCCGTACAGGAGAACCACTCCACCGCCACTGGGGTGGGGCCATTGCCAGATCGGAGGAGATTCGAGCTGTTAGGGTTCCGTGTATCGTATAAGGGGATAAGGAATGTCGCGCACTAGAGAATATGGACAAAGAATTCGATACTATGGAGATCTCATACTACGGTGATCTTCGCGCACCAGAGAATATGGACGGAGCGGAACGTGAGGATTTTCAGCGATACGCATCTCACCCCACGGTGCAAGAAGTTTTGAAGAAATAAAAGGCTAGAGTAGATAGCTGCGATCTCCCCATGACCTTTTTTCCTTCGGTTTTGCTAGACGTCAGTCGCACGAAATTTGAATTTGGGTCAATTGATTCGGTGGAGAGGAGGCAGCAACCGCGGAGGAGTACCGAGGCCGCCGGCGGAGGCAGCAGTAGCCGCGGCGGAGTAGCTCCTCGTCTATCTTAGGGGTGCAGTGAATGCAGGGGAAGCATCATCATCCTTGTCTATCTTAGGGGTAACGGGGGGTGTGGGTTCGCCAGCGTCGGAATTGAAGGTCTGCCAGGGTTAGAGGTAATGCCTTGGGCGGCGGCAAGGCTCGGCGATGTGGGAGGTTGAGGGGAGTGTGGGGCAGCGAGGCAGCCGTGGGAGCGCAACCGGCCAGCGACGGAAGCAGGCGGAAAGGCCGACGGTGGCTTGACGGTTTGAAGAAATAAGACGATGGCTAGAGGTTGAAGACGCTCATTTGGACGTCCATTCTTCATCAGATGGCTAAACTAGTCAAGTGACCCAAATTGCATTCTCCAACGCAGATGCCAAGGCCGGGCGCTAGGGTTAGAATCCTGGTAGTTTTTCTCAGATCCCGTCCGATTCCAGGAAATAGGCTAGCATCGATGCCGCATCAGTCGTCGGGCGCTAGCCCAATTGCTCGCTCTTTTTTTCATGTCAATAGCGCCCGTACTTGGCATCTAGCACTGGAAACAGGGCGCTAGGCCAGACGCCAGGAAGAAAAACATTTTTTATTACGGCCTAAGCGTCTAATTAGGCGCCTTACAGTGTAGATGCCCTTAGCGTCTCGTTTCTAGCCGGTCTCTTTTTCCTTCATGTACTTCTTGCACGGCACAACTTTTGTACCGCATGCACGCTTGTACCAATAAACTCTCTTTTCTNNNNNNNNNNNNNNNNNNNNNNNNNNNNNNNNNNNNNNNNNNNNNNNNNNNNNNNNNNNNNNNNNNNNNNNNNNNNNNNNNNNNNNNNNNNNNNNNNNNNNNNNNNNNNNNNNNNNNNNNNNNNNNNNNNNNNNNNNNNNNNNNNNNNNNNNNNNNNNNNNNNNNNNNNNNNNNNNNNNNNNNNNNNNNNNNNNNNNNNNNNNNNNNNNNNNNNNNNNNNNNNNNNNNNNNNNNNNNNNNNNNNNNNNNNNNNNNNNNNNNNNNNNNNNNNNNNNNNNNNNNNNNNNNNNNNNNNNNNNNNNNNNNNNNNNNNNNNNNNNNNNNNNNNNNNNNNNNNNNNNNNNNNNNNNNNNNNNNNNNNNNNNNNNNNNNNNNNNNNNNNNNNNNNNNNNNNNNNNNNNNNNNNNNNNNNNNNNNNNNNNNNNNNNNNNNNNNNNNNNNNNNNNNNNNNNNNNNNNNNNNNNNNNNNNNNNNNNNNNNNNNNNNNNNNNNNNNNNNNNNNNNNNNNNNNNNNNNNNNNNNNNNNNNNNNNNNNNNNNNNNNNNNNNNNNNNNNNNNNNNNNNNNNNNNNNNNNNNNNNNNNNNNNNTAAATCGCGCCGCCGCCAGTCTTCCCGCCCCGCCTCccctccccctcgccgccgccaaggGACGACGTCGGGCAAAGCCCggacgggtcggcggcggcggggtttcTCCCCTCCTCTCCAGGCTCTTGGTGGCGCGGGACGCCAGATCTGGCGCGGAGGTCCTCTCGCCGGCGTGGTTCGCGTGCCGGCGGCGGGCGGGGGTGGCTCTGGCGAGGCACGGCGCGTCCGTGGCTCTCGTCTGAGCGGAGTGGCGCGGGGCGAGCCGGCGGCGTCTGGGGTCGGCGGTGCCCTGCTCCGGGCGGTGCGGCGCGGCCTCGTCCGGCCTGTGGCGCCGTGGTGGCGCCCCTGGTTGGCGTCGGGTCGGCTGGCAGGCAGCCCTCCCGTGCGCGGATCCGTGGCTCTCGGGCCTAATCTGGCACGTTGGATGGCTCCCGGTCGGGGTGCTGCGGGAGTCTGTTTCACGGCGGGATGCTCGACGGCGGTCCCCTGGATCTGCACGAGGGGTGCAGCGGGTGAGTGGTTGTGGGTGGTGCGCTGACTTCGTCGGAGGCGGCAGCGCATGTGCagccatggaggcggcggcgctgcgagGCTCGGCTAGGCAGGGCCTGGCGAGCAGCGGGCGCTCGACCACCTACGTGTGAGGCGCGGGCGGTGATGCCTCGGTGAAGTTGGCGTCGAAGTGTGGCTGATGGTGCGGGTTAGGTTCATCTGTGTGGCAGTCCCTAGGTGCGGGTGAAGGCCATCGCGACGGATCTGATCCCCGCATCGACTGGTGGTTGCTGCAGTTCCTGGTGTGCTGAAGGTGGTGGCTGGAGGCGTGCTTCCTCGGCAGTGATGTGGCTTCGACTGCAAGTGGCTGCGGTGTTGGCGGTGTGAGGCATCTTTCGGGGCTGGCCGGAAGCTTGGTGGCGTGGAAATGTGCAATGCTACGGATGAAAATTCTGTTCGGCCTTGGTCGGACCGGCGTCGATGGCACCCGTGGGTGTCATTCCCCTTCCTGGAGGCGTCGCCGAGGGTAGCGCCATTGCCCACGTTGCCTTGTATCGGCAACCATCTCCGGGGCGAAAGCCTCGATCCGTAGGATCGGCACGACGGCAGCGTCTTTCTGATGTTGTTCCTCTGTTGGGAGCTTCGTGCTTGGAGATAAGAGGCCCTATGTTGCGCTCCTCCGGCGTGCACCGCTGCTCGGATCGTTCTTCTCTGGCGCTATGTACGATCGTCGCTGGTTCTACCAAGGAAGCTGGAGTTGCTGTTCTTCGATGATCTCCGGCGTCGGTCGAGACGCGGCGAGGATATCGGTTTTGGGTAGGCTCTTGTATGTCGTAATGGGTTGTCGTGTGTGGTTTCCTTTGTTTGGGTCAGGTGTGGAGTTGTGCTACGCTCGTTGTTCGCAGCGAGAGGTAGATGTGGTTGTATGGCTGTAATTCtctccttctataaagctaaggtacgcatTTTGCGTACCCTCGAAAATTAATAAAGATCGGCCAAGGCCTTTCGATTCACAATCCAGAATTGCAAGAGTTCATTTGTCCTAACTTCCACATATGGCACCCTAGTTTGTCAccatttatttgtttctttttttctttgtggTGATGTCTAATTGGTGTGCTTGACTACTTGTTTTACATAAAACAACTTATACATAGAAACTACGAATGAACTTTCCCAAGTTTTGGAAGCACGTATAAGTTATGCTAGTTAGTTAATGAGGACAGATATCAGAATAAAGAAATAGGACGGAAAGGGAATATACTAGTCAGATCTCTAAGATAACGTCCAGAGATTCATAGATGCACCTTCCTTCAAGGAACCATACCATGGAATTTCACAGCCACAAATCAAAATGGATGGCTAAATTATATGTAGAAAAAGAATAAGACATCAAGCTCATCAGTGCTACGATTTAGGCTCTTCTCCCCTCAAAAAAGGGAATTGGTATGATCTAAGCTTGGTGTTTTCGTATATTCATGCAATTTACTTCCGCTAGCGAAGTTTTAAAACTCATAAAATacactatttatttatttactaaATTTCCAAGAAATTCGCTAATGCAGGCATGGCTGGACTTACTGCGTATGCTGGATTTTTCGACGTATCAAAACCAAAGCAAGGCGACTATgttttcatctcatcagcatcgggCGCCGTCGGGCAGCTTGTTGGACAGCTTGCCAAGATCACTGGCTGCTATGTGGTTGGCAGTGCTGGTTCCGATGAGAAGGTTTTCCTTTTTTCTGCATACTCATTTTTTCCACGTGCTCTGTATCACTGAAATTGTCTAATATTTCACTCCCGCAATTGAATGATGAATTGGTTGAATAACTTCAAGAGTTTTTCACTAACCTAAAATATACCCCCtctctaaagaaatataagatcatttagATTACTATATTAGTGATCTAagcgatcttatatttctttacggagggagagcTCCGTAATGGTATGAAAATAATGTGACGGCTTTTATAATGGTTGcatgctttaccattgggatcataaTACTAGTTATTTCTACTAAGTGAATTATATTCGACCATTCCATTGTGAAGAAAGTCAGCATGTATGCACATTTTCAATGATAACCATTTTATAGTAACCCCTGGCCAATTGGCAAGGTGTTATATTTACCTTTCTTGTCCCCTTGCCAAAGAACCCTAGCCCTAAAGAAGTAAATCATTGTAATCACTCCATCATGGACTCAGATGATGGAGAGTATGTAAATCATTGTAATCCTACCTCCTAAAGTCAGAAATCTAGCCTGCAAGTAACCAAGTTATTCTCAATTTCTCTTCTATGCTTTTAATAATATGTACAGGAATGCCAAAGTATAATGGAGGAGTCCCACCGTTCAACTTTGAAAGGTGAAAGTATGAGAAAATTCTTTGTCTTTATGGTAACTGCAGGTCAACATCCTAAAAACCAAGTTTGGCTTTGACGATGCTTTCAACTACAAGAAGGAAGAGGACCTCAACGCCGCACTAAAGAGGTTCTAAAAGCCATTTTCCTTATGAAATTCTAAGTTCCAATCACAAATGGCTACTAACCTTTTCCACAAAAAAGAAACAAAAGCTAAACATGGTTCCCTCCCCCGTGATATTTCCTCTCAGATGCTTCCCGCAGGGCATTGACATCTACTTCGAGAACGTGGGCGGTGCGATGCTAGCCGCGGTGCTGCCCAACATGAGGATGAATGGCCGGATCACCGTGTGTGGGATGATCTCGCAGTACAACCTGGAGCAGCCGAATGGTGCCCCTAACCTCTTTTGCTTGGTTGCCAAGCGCATCCGCATGGAGGGATTCATGGTCCTGGACTACTTCGGGACCTACAACAAGTTCGAGGAGGAGATAGCGGGTTACCTCAAGGAAGGGAAGATCGGTGTTGTTGAGGATGTTGCTGAGGGGATCGAGAATGTGTCGACGGCGCTCATCGGGCTCTTCTCTAGGCACAACATTGGGAAGCAGCTTGTCACCATCGCACATGAGTGACATGACAGGCTAACAGAAAGGGCATGGGGATGCAATATATTCATATTGGACGTGTGGAAGTGTTCGTGTTTACGATTGACCTATGTATATCGATGGGATGTCAAAAATATTGGTATTTTATCTCTATTTTTacctcttttatatatacatacaaTACAAATATTATTGTTAAATTGTAGCATTTTGAATATGGATTTTGTTGAATACTTTGGACCATTTGTGTGAGTCAACTATGGCCCATGTGCCACATTTGAGGAATAGtcgggggtcgagggttccagaaaCTTAGCTAGAGCTCCAGGTAAAAATGGGAGGGCCTCAAATCATTGTACACTAGGTATAAGTTATGAAAAAATGTACATAAGGTATAAACCTTTTATGCTATGTTTTTTGTGTTCTTAGAGGTAGCCATCATATGCCAGAGATAGCACCATATGGAATAAAGGTTTCATGACTACATTTCAATCGGAGCCAACACTAGGAGCCAACCTAATGATGTTTCTAACTTGAAAACTACTTATGTCCTGATTTATTGGTCCCTTGGTGCTAGAGGAGAGGGTTCCGATCTTTCCATGAGATGATAactttctgtaagtgcatctagtgccacccctagttggttttggagtattgacgacaaacctggttgagggactaatgtgtttgtgagaattgcaggataacacaggtaatagtccctcattgattcggttttcctaccggagatgacccctaaaaatgtatgaagacatcaaAGACAAagatggtatgtgaagatattcacattgaagactatgacaagagaagacattgagtgaagactatggaacgcgaagacttagttgtttcgttgtttccttttcttctttgttgagtcatagtaccaccgtactgttaagtggggtccaagtgaaccagtcagaatgactgaagtgatgtttaaccaaaatcctatgtcttcgagcgaagacaatgagagcaaatcttatccagagctggataagtcagctttgcttgtagcccaagtaaagttgccgtgtgtgtttgaaatctgacccagggtcatttaggacaaatcaggtcaggttgcctagtggctataaatagcccaccccttacaccataaattggttggctgctcagagttagtgcacggcttttgtcgtttgagagcaacccacctcaaagcctttgagagagaaatccttgcggggacaaagccctaaacacccagagccaaagagtgttaggcatcactgaagtcttcctgtctgtgtgatctgaagacttattacacttgaggactgtgaatcctccagccggttaggcgtcgcgttctgagcatccaagagtcattgtggatcaccggtgaacgaagtctgtgaaggtttggaagtctaccttgaagacttaccagaatgattgggcgaggactgggtgtccttagctcaaggggaataaggtgaagacacggtcttctgagttaaatctcagcctccctaaccagacgtacagttgtcacagcaactggaactggtccaacaaatcattgtattTAACGAGCAActagttctatccttcccatctctttattacagttggtccttgtgaagtcattgcctgtttgcattatattgttgtcttcactgtgtgactgcttgttctgattggcttcatactatgttccatcctgatccatactgcctagctgctattagtctttgtgctttcacttcattgaatacttgactatggcttgcctagtgtagtctaccttctgctgcatggtaataggtttatttctatcgtttgtcttcgaaacttccatgttttgaagactttcataaaaatcacctattcacccccctctagtcgatcactagcacttttaattggtatcagagcaaggtactcccttgttctgtgtgattcggtttaaccacctggagttttagctatgtcgactgcagggataatcaaagtctccgctgcgtgccccgtcttcgatggaactgaatatccctactggaagaataagatgcgcatgcatcttgaaaccattaatgtcgacctctggtatgtcgtcaagaatggcgttcccaaggctggtgaaggtgtcaccgctgctgatgtcaagaagtttgttcaactagattccactgccaagaacatcatctatggtcatctgacaaaagggcagtatggccgtgtgagtgctctagaaacctctaagctagtctgggactggctctccaaggtcaacaaaggcgtctcaacccagagagatcaaaggatgagtgtccttcgcaacctcttcgaccgcttcaagagaaacgacaatgagaatgttcagctcatgttcgattgactcactgacatcacaaatgagcttcaagctctcggtgctactgagatcaccaagcatgaaattgtcaagacactcctgagatcacttgacagctcgtttgacactctagccctgatgatacaagaacgccctgacttcaagagactcgatccgtctgacatacttgaaaggctcaacacacatgagtttcagctttctgagaaaagagacatctacggtcccaactatggccgaactcgtgccttgaaggcaaaagttgtttcctcatctgaagaagaatctgactgcagttctgatgatcctaaagacattagaaaggagcttgctatgcttgtgaagaagttccagaaattcaccaagaagaaaggcttcagaaagtcctcacgatccagctcaaggaatgatgaagcttctgctcatgactacaagaagagaacatgccacaagtgcaagaaacctggtcactacatttcTGAGTGTACGCAGTggaacaatgagaacaacaagaagaagaagaagaagaagaagaagagcaaggaatatgattctgacgacaagaagaagaagaaatactcaaagtcttcttccaagtcttcctcaaagtcttcatcacacaagaagagctcatctggcaagactcatgtgtttgttggcaaggaaatggattcagaggaggagtctgcttctgaggagg
It encodes:
- the LOC119300236 gene encoding 2-alkenal reductase (NADP(+)-dependent)-like; its protein translation is MAAAEVSNKGVILKQFVTGCPTEDDLELVTGVVRLAVPPGSASVMVKNLYVSCDPYMRNRMSEHNEASYIEQFVPGEVLATFSVGRVVASGHPNFKSGDLVWGMRGCEEYTLITDPESLFKINHPELPLSYYTGVLGMAGLTAYAGFFDVSKPKQGDYVFISSASGAVGQLVGQLAKITGCYVVGSAGSDEKVNILKTKFGFDDAFNYKKEEDLNAALKRCFPQGIDIYFENVGGAMLAAVLPNMRMNGRITVCGMISQYNLEQPNGAPNLFCLVAKRIRMEGFMVLDYFGTYNKFEEEIAGYLKEGKIGVVEDVAEGIENVSTALIGLFSRHNIGKQLVTIAHE